From a single Streptomyces sp. NBC_01264 genomic region:
- a CDS encoding endonuclease/exonuclease/phosphatase family protein: MDLEQEQELAELPNSRTEADGSAVIRVLSYNVRSLRDDEDALARVIRACAPDLVCVQEAPRFFRWRKHAARLASKCDLVVLSGGATAAGPLLLCSLRAFVERTEDVLLPLTPGRHRRGFATAVVRLGGVRVGVLSAHLSLDGPERLAQAELLLDRLAGMDVPYAIAAGDINEGPSGPAFRRLAGALQDCRAVAPWGGEHTWVRSASPRRIDAVFASAGVEVLACGVPAGLPGVTPEDLTRATDHLPVLATLRLPF; the protein is encoded by the coding sequence ATGGATCTGGAACAGGAACAGGAACTCGCCGAGCTGCCGAACTCCCGTACCGAGGCCGATGGTTCCGCGGTGATCCGGGTGCTCTCCTACAACGTCCGCTCGCTGCGCGACGACGAGGACGCGCTCGCGCGGGTCATCCGCGCCTGCGCACCGGACCTGGTGTGCGTCCAGGAGGCGCCGCGGTTCTTCCGCTGGCGCAAGCACGCGGCGCGGCTGGCCTCGAAGTGTGACCTGGTGGTCCTGTCGGGCGGCGCGACGGCGGCGGGACCGCTGCTCCTGTGTTCCCTACGGGCCTTCGTGGAGCGGACCGAGGACGTCCTGCTGCCGTTGACACCGGGCCGCCACCGGCGGGGCTTCGCCACGGCGGTCGTACGGCTGGGCGGGGTCCGGGTCGGGGTGCTGAGCGCGCACCTGTCGCTGGACGGGCCCGAACGCCTCGCCCAGGCGGAACTGCTCCTGGACCGGCTCGCCGGGATGGACGTGCCGTACGCGATCGCCGCGGGGGACATCAACGAGGGCCCGTCGGGGCCCGCCTTCCGCCGGCTGGCGGGGGCCCTGCAGGACTGCCGGGCGGTGGCGCCGTGGGGTGGGGAGCACACGTGGGTGCGGTCGGCGTCGCCGCGGCGGATCGATGCGGTCTTCGCGAGTGCGGGGGTGGAGGTCCTCGCCTGCGGTGTCCCCGCGGGGCTGCCCGGGGTCACCCCGGAGGACCTGACCCGCGCCACGGACCACCTCCCGGTCCTGGCCACCCTCCGGCTCCCCTTTTGA
- a CDS encoding alpha/beta hydrolase translates to MPVLPGAEPFRHEGGKVGVLLCHGFTGSPQSMRPWAEHLAAQGLTVSLPLLPGHGTRWQDMQLTGWQDWYAEVDRALRELLDSCDQVFVFGLSMGGALTLRLAAKHGDSISGIVLVNPVNKIHDPLAVALPVVKHFIRSTPGIASDIAKPGADEVGYDRVPTRAAHSLRKFLQMLDTELPQVTQPLLLLHSPQDHVVRPTDSTRILARVSSTDVTETLLEQSYHVATLDHDAERIFADSYAFVGRLSESLGREGAASGG, encoded by the coding sequence GTGCCCGTCCTCCCTGGAGCCGAGCCGTTCCGCCACGAGGGCGGAAAGGTCGGCGTCCTCCTCTGCCACGGCTTCACCGGTTCCCCCCAGTCGATGCGGCCCTGGGCCGAGCATCTGGCCGCGCAGGGACTGACGGTGTCGCTGCCCCTGCTTCCCGGGCACGGCACGCGCTGGCAGGACATGCAGCTCACCGGCTGGCAGGACTGGTACGCCGAGGTGGACCGCGCGCTGCGGGAGCTGCTCGACAGCTGCGACCAGGTGTTCGTCTTCGGACTGTCGATGGGCGGCGCGCTGACGCTGCGCCTGGCGGCGAAGCACGGGGACAGCATCAGCGGCATCGTCCTCGTCAACCCGGTCAACAAGATCCACGACCCGCTGGCGGTGGCCCTGCCGGTGGTCAAGCACTTCATCCGGTCGACGCCGGGCATCGCGAGCGACATCGCCAAGCCGGGCGCGGACGAGGTCGGCTACGACCGGGTCCCGACCCGGGCCGCGCACTCGCTGCGGAAGTTCCTGCAGATGCTGGACACCGAACTGCCGCAGGTGACGCAGCCGCTGCTGCTGCTGCACAGCCCGCAGGACCACGTGGTGCGGCCGACGGACTCGACGCGGATCCTGGCGCGGGTGTCCTCCACGGACGTCACCGAGACACTGCTGGAACAGAGTTACCACGTCGCGACGTTGGACCATGACGCGGAGCGGATCTTCGCGGACAGCTACGCGTTCGTCGGACGGCTGTCGGAGAGCTTGGGCAGGGAGGGGGCGGCCAGCGGTGGCTGA